A single region of the Rhizobium sp. NRK18 genome encodes:
- a CDS encoding sugar phosphate isomerase/epimerase family protein, with amino-acid sequence MSVSFQLYSARNFTPWEDVLSMLADLGYRNVEGFGGVYENPAEFAKALDSRGLAMPSGHFSIDMLENDFGKATDIAATFGMKKIYCPYLMPDARPTDQSGWKGLADRLSAINEKVRAAGYLFGWHNHDFELVALADGSVPMATILDNAPAIGWEADIAWIVRGGADPLEWIERYGNRITAAHVKDIAPAGECVDEDGWADVGHGTMNWKAITAALLKTNCDLFIMEHDKPNDARRFASRSITAFNSF; translated from the coding sequence ATGAGTGTTTCATTTCAGCTTTATTCCGCCCGCAATTTCACGCCCTGGGAAGATGTCCTGTCGATGCTTGCCGATCTCGGCTACCGGAATGTCGAGGGCTTCGGCGGCGTCTACGAGAACCCCGCCGAGTTCGCCAAGGCGCTGGATTCCCGCGGCCTCGCCATGCCGTCCGGCCACTTCTCGATCGACATGCTGGAGAACGACTTCGGCAAGGCGACCGACATCGCCGCGACCTTCGGCATGAAGAAGATCTACTGCCCCTACCTGATGCCCGACGCCCGTCCGACGGACCAGTCCGGCTGGAAGGGGCTCGCCGACCGGCTGTCGGCCATCAACGAGAAGGTGCGCGCCGCCGGCTACCTGTTCGGCTGGCACAATCATGACTTCGAGCTCGTCGCCCTTGCCGACGGCTCCGTGCCGATGGCGACCATCCTCGACAACGCGCCGGCCATCGGCTGGGAAGCCGACATCGCCTGGATCGTCCGCGGCGGCGCCGACCCGCTCGAATGGATCGAACGCTACGGCAACCGGATCACGGCGGCGCATGTCAAGGACATCGCGCCCGCCGGCGAATGCGTTGACGAGGACGGCTGGGCCGATGTCGGCCACGGCACGATGAACTGGAAGGCGATCACCGCCGCCCTGCTGAAGACCAATTGCGATCTCTTCATCATGGAACACGACAAGCCGAACGACGCGCGCCGCTTCGCCAGCCGTTCGATCACCGCATTCAACAGCTTCTGA
- a CDS encoding Gfo/Idh/MocA family protein, which yields MTKELGVGIIGCGNISTAYMRLSPLFKGIEVRACADMLPEAAKARAAEFGLKAMTVEDLLASDEIDIIVNLTIPAAHFGVSKMALEAGKHVYSEKPFVLSVEEGRELAKIAEAKGLRVGSAPDTFLGGAHQLARHLIDTGAVGEITSGTCFVQSPGMEMWHPNPDFFFKPGGGPVLDLGPYYISNLVQLLGPVKRVGAISKIVSKERTITSQPRFGDKITVETPTTIHTVMEFHSGAMITYVTSWDVWEQSHTNMELYGRDGSLHVPDPNFFGGEVRMTRQRAFSNGTPTWDHPFGRANDGERANYRTAGLADMAVAIGEKRPHRCSLEFALHVVDVMTSILKSGETGAFVEISTTCERPAALGPDDAAKLLV from the coding sequence ATGACCAAAGAACTTGGCGTCGGCATTATCGGCTGCGGCAACATATCCACGGCTTACATGCGGTTGTCACCCCTCTTCAAGGGCATCGAGGTGCGCGCCTGCGCCGACATGCTGCCCGAAGCGGCAAAGGCGCGGGCCGCTGAATTCGGCCTGAAGGCGATGACGGTCGAGGACCTGCTCGCCTCCGACGAGATCGACATCATCGTCAACCTTACGATCCCGGCGGCGCATTTCGGCGTCTCGAAGATGGCGCTCGAAGCCGGCAAGCACGTCTATTCCGAAAAGCCGTTCGTGCTCAGCGTCGAGGAAGGCCGCGAACTGGCGAAGATCGCGGAGGCGAAGGGCCTGCGCGTCGGCTCGGCGCCCGACACCTTCCTCGGCGGCGCGCATCAGCTTGCCCGTCACCTGATCGACACCGGCGCGGTCGGCGAGATCACGTCTGGCACCTGCTTCGTGCAGAGCCCCGGCATGGAAATGTGGCACCCGAACCCGGACTTCTTCTTCAAGCCCGGCGGCGGCCCGGTCCTCGACCTCGGCCCCTACTACATCTCCAACCTCGTGCAGCTGCTCGGCCCGGTCAAACGGGTCGGTGCGATCAGCAAGATCGTTTCGAAGGAACGGACGATCACCTCGCAGCCACGCTTCGGCGACAAGATCACCGTCGAGACCCCGACGACGATCCACACGGTGATGGAATTCCATTCCGGCGCGATGATCACCTACGTCACCAGCTGGGACGTCTGGGAGCAGAGCCACACCAACATGGAGCTCTACGGCCGCGACGGCAGCCTGCACGTGCCGGATCCGAACTTCTTCGGCGGCGAGGTGCGGATGACCCGCCAGCGTGCGTTCAGCAACGGCACGCCGACCTGGGATCATCCGTTCGGACGGGCCAATGACGGCGAGCGCGCCAATTACCGCACCGCCGGCCTTGCCGACATGGCGGTGGCGATCGGCGAAAAGCGGCCGCACCGCTGCTCGCTTGAATTCGCGCTGCATGTCGTCGACGTGATGACGTCGATCCTGAAGTCAGGCGAGACCGGCGCGTTCGTCGAGATCTCGACCACCTGCGAGCGGCCGGCGGCCCTTGGTCCGGACGACGCGGCCAAACTGCTCGTCTGA
- a CDS encoding sugar phosphate isomerase/epimerase family protein, with product MAKTMKGPALFLAQFAGDAAPFNSLEAITKWAGGLGYKGVQIPTFVPSLFDLDKAAESDAYCDEVKGICADAGVEVTELSTHLQGQLVAAHPAYDIAFDGFAPASVHNNPKARQEWAVDQMVKAARASRRLGLTASVSFSGSLLFPYLYPWPQRPAGLIEEGFAELGRRWKPILDVYDENGVDVGYELHPGEDLFDGATFEMFLEQVDDHPRAQINYDPSHFLLQQLDYLQFIDFYHERICAFHVKDAEFNPDGRQGVYSGYQGWVNRAGRFRSLGDGQVDFSGIFSKLAQYDYDSWAVLEWECCLKSPEQGAAEGAPFIASHIIEVTGKAFDDFAGGSTDKAMIRKMLGL from the coding sequence ATGGCAAAGACGATGAAAGGGCCGGCCCTGTTTCTGGCACAGTTTGCTGGTGACGCAGCGCCCTTCAATTCCCTCGAGGCTATCACCAAATGGGCCGGCGGGCTCGGCTACAAGGGCGTGCAGATCCCGACCTTCGTGCCCAGCCTGTTCGACCTCGACAAGGCGGCGGAAAGCGACGCCTATTGCGACGAGGTCAAGGGCATCTGTGCGGATGCGGGCGTCGAGGTCACCGAGCTCTCGACCCATCTGCAGGGCCAGCTCGTCGCTGCGCACCCGGCTTACGACATCGCCTTTGACGGCTTTGCGCCGGCATCGGTTCACAACAACCCGAAGGCGCGGCAGGAATGGGCCGTCGACCAGATGGTCAAGGCCGCCCGGGCCAGCCGCCGGCTGGGGCTCACCGCCTCGGTCAGCTTTTCCGGTTCGCTGCTCTTCCCCTATCTCTACCCGTGGCCACAGCGCCCCGCCGGCCTGATCGAGGAAGGCTTTGCCGAACTCGGCCGGCGCTGGAAGCCGATCCTCGACGTCTATGACGAAAACGGCGTCGACGTCGGCTACGAACTGCATCCCGGCGAGGACCTGTTCGACGGCGCCACCTTCGAGATGTTCCTCGAGCAGGTCGACGACCATCCGCGCGCGCAGATCAACTACGATCCGAGCCACTTCCTGCTGCAGCAGCTCGACTACCTGCAGTTCATCGATTTCTACCACGAGCGCATCTGCGCCTTCCACGTCAAGGATGCCGAGTTCAACCCGGACGGACGCCAGGGCGTCTATTCCGGCTACCAGGGCTGGGTGAACCGCGCCGGCCGCTTCCGCTCGCTCGGCGACGGGCAGGTGGACTTTTCCGGTATCTTCTCCAAGCTGGCGCAATATGACTATGACAGCTGGGCGGTTCTCGAATGGGAATGCTGCCTGAAATCGCCGGAGCAGGGGGCGGCGGAAGGTGCGCCCTTCATCGCCAGCCACATCATCGAAGTGACCGGCAAGGCCTTCGACGATTTCGCCGGCGGCAGCACCGACAAGGCAATGATCAGAAAGATGTTGGGACTTTAA
- a CDS encoding Gfo/Idh/MocA family protein — MSKLKLGMVGGGQGAFIGGVHRMAAAIDGQWEFVAGALSSDPARALASGQELGLAAERIYPSFEEMAKAEAARPDGIDAVAIVTPNHMHAAPAVAFLKAGIHVICDKPLAATMEDAEAIAAAVKESGKLFVLTHNYSGYPLVRQAKEMIARGDLGDIRVVQVEYPQDWLTEPADNKQADWRTDPARSGAGGCVGDIGTHAFHLASFVTGLKTEKLAADLDAFVEGRRVDDNVNVMLRFAGGAKGMLWASQVAPGNENGLRLRVYGSKGGIEWMQAVPNHMYYTPFGKPMQILTRGGAGATEAATRVTRIPSGHPEGYLEAFATIYREAAAMIRHAKDGTPLPAGVEAPSIEDGLTGMRFISACITSSRNDAAWTAL; from the coding sequence ATGAGCAAACTGAAACTTGGAATGGTCGGCGGCGGCCAGGGCGCCTTCATCGGCGGCGTGCATCGCATGGCCGCGGCGATCGACGGCCAGTGGGAGTTCGTCGCCGGCGCGCTGAGCTCCGACCCGGCCCGCGCCCTCGCATCCGGCCAGGAACTCGGCCTTGCCGCCGAGCGCATCTACCCCTCGTTCGAGGAGATGGCCAAGGCTGAAGCCGCGCGGCCCGACGGCATCGACGCCGTGGCGATCGTCACGCCGAACCACATGCATGCCGCCCCGGCGGTCGCCTTCCTGAAGGCCGGCATCCATGTGATCTGCGACAAGCCGCTCGCCGCCACCATGGAGGACGCCGAAGCGATTGCCGCTGCCGTCAAGGAAAGCGGCAAGCTCTTCGTGCTGACGCACAATTACAGCGGCTATCCGCTGGTCCGGCAGGCGAAGGAAATGATCGCCCGCGGCGACCTCGGCGACATCCGCGTCGTGCAGGTGGAATATCCGCAGGACTGGCTGACCGAGCCCGCCGACAACAAGCAGGCCGACTGGCGGACCGATCCGGCCCGCTCCGGCGCGGGCGGCTGTGTCGGCGATATCGGCACGCATGCCTTCCATCTGGCAAGCTTCGTCACCGGGCTGAAGACGGAGAAGCTTGCGGCCGACCTCGACGCCTTCGTCGAAGGCCGACGGGTGGACGACAATGTCAACGTGATGCTGCGCTTTGCCGGCGGCGCCAAGGGCATGCTGTGGGCAAGCCAGGTGGCGCCCGGCAACGAGAACGGCCTGAGGCTGAGGGTCTACGGCTCCAAGGGCGGCATCGAATGGATGCAGGCGGTGCCGAACCACATGTACTACACGCCGTTCGGCAAGCCGATGCAGATCCTGACGCGCGGCGGGGCAGGGGCGACCGAGGCGGCAACCCGCGTGACCCGCATCCCGTCCGGCCATCCGGAAGGCTATCTCGAAGCCTTCGCGACGATCTACCGGGAAGCCGCCGCGATGATCCGCCACGCCAAGGACGGCACGCCACTGCCGGCCGGCGTGGAAGCGCCGTCGATCGAGGATGGCCTGACCGGCATGCGCTTCATCTCCGCCTGCATCACGTCTTCGCGTAACGACGCAGCGTGGACGGCGCTCTGA
- a CDS encoding shikimate dehydrogenase produces MTDGYQALGTPKTVLAGLIGSGIQLSRTPAMHEAEGAAHGLRYVYRLFDTDRMGTTPPPLADLVRAAELSGFAGLNITYPYKIEVIDHLDALSDNAQAIGAVNTVVFRDGKRFGHNTDLWGFGESFTQNFAGSAKDRVLQIGAGGAGVATAFAMMQRGVGHLVICDTSAARAESLASAIAARHGDGSISVITNIADAGAVDGVVNATPVGMAKLPGSPFPLDRLTASMWVSDVIYFPLETELVLAARAKGCKAVGGSDMAVFQAIRAFELFSGVKADPQRMRQTFANLAG; encoded by the coding sequence ATGACAGACGGATATCAGGCGCTCGGCACACCGAAGACGGTTCTCGCCGGTCTCATCGGCAGCGGCATTCAGTTGTCGCGCACGCCGGCCATGCACGAGGCCGAAGGCGCCGCCCATGGGCTCCGCTATGTCTACCGACTGTTCGACACGGACCGGATGGGTACTACGCCGCCGCCGCTCGCGGATCTTGTGCGCGCCGCCGAGCTTTCCGGCTTTGCCGGGCTGAACATCACCTATCCCTACAAGATCGAGGTGATCGACCATCTCGACGCGCTGTCTGACAACGCTCAGGCGATCGGCGCGGTCAACACGGTCGTCTTTCGCGACGGCAAGCGCTTCGGCCACAACACCGATCTCTGGGGTTTCGGGGAAAGCTTCACGCAGAACTTTGCCGGCAGCGCCAAGGATCGGGTGCTGCAGATCGGTGCCGGTGGTGCCGGCGTGGCGACAGCCTTTGCGATGATGCAGCGCGGCGTCGGCCATCTCGTCATCTGCGATACGTCGGCTGCGCGCGCCGAAAGCCTTGCCTCGGCCATTGCCGCGCGCCATGGCGACGGTTCCATTTCGGTTATCACCAATATCGCCGATGCCGGCGCGGTCGACGGCGTCGTCAACGCGACGCCGGTCGGCATGGCAAAGCTGCCGGGCAGTCCCTTCCCGCTGGACAGGCTGACGGCCTCGATGTGGGTGTCCGACGTCATCTATTTCCCGCTGGAAACCGAGCTGGTCCTCGCTGCCCGCGCCAAGGGCTGCAAGGCCGTCGGCGGTTCCGACATGGCGGTCTTCCAGGCAATCCGCGCCTTCGAACTGTTCTCCGGCGTCAAGGCCGATCCGCAGCGCATGCGGCAGACTTTCGCAAACCTCGCCGGCTGA
- a CDS encoding GntR family transcriptional regulator: protein MTTAAIGDTVGESAYRAIRNDIIFGRLQPSERLRLEILRKRYEVSVTTLREILNRLTSDGFVVAEGQKGFEVAPVSDQDLKEVADLRILLESHALEQSFAQGDLNWEAGVVAAYHKLNVMEKRMMNGDETAREGWKIADWGFHRALIAGCGSALLIDIHGEVFDKYLRYQMLTLTYRGEVAVGEHKQLLDAALAHDAKTAVAVLRKHLQGGIEHSLKYGGTRAKAQKSKRDT, encoded by the coding sequence ATGACGACAGCGGCCATCGGCGATACGGTCGGCGAGAGCGCCTACCGCGCCATTCGCAACGACATCATTTTCGGCAGGTTGCAGCCGAGCGAGCGTCTGCGGCTGGAAATCCTGCGCAAGCGCTACGAGGTGAGCGTGACGACGCTGCGCGAGATCCTCAACCGGCTGACCTCCGACGGCTTCGTCGTCGCCGAAGGGCAGAAGGGCTTCGAGGTGGCGCCGGTTTCCGATCAGGACCTCAAGGAAGTGGCCGACCTGCGCATTCTTCTGGAATCGCACGCGCTTGAACAGTCCTTTGCCCAGGGTGACCTGAACTGGGAAGCCGGCGTGGTGGCCGCCTATCACAAGCTCAACGTGATGGAAAAGCGGATGATGAACGGCGACGAAACCGCGCGCGAGGGCTGGAAGATCGCCGACTGGGGCTTTCACCGGGCGCTGATTGCCGGCTGCGGTTCCGCGCTCCTGATCGATATTCACGGCGAGGTCTTCGACAAGTATCTGCGCTACCAGATGCTGACGCTGACCTATCGCGGCGAGGTGGCGGTCGGCGAGCACAAGCAGCTTCTCGACGCCGCGCTGGCGCATGATGCGAAGACCGCGGTCGCCGTTCTGCGCAAGCATTTGCAGGGCGGGATCGAGCACAGCCTCAAATATGGCGGTACCCGCGCGAAAGCGCAGAAATCAAAGCGAGATACCTAA